A single window of Triplophysa rosa linkage group LG20, Trosa_1v2, whole genome shotgun sequence DNA harbors:
- the med16 gene encoding mediator of RNA polymerase II transcription subunit 16, producing the protein MEIAYVCEWEKRPKSNHCPSIPLVCAWSCRNLIAFTTDLKNEEDDKDLSHMIHILDTDHPWDVYSINSGHTEIISCLDWDQSGSRLLSADGDGQIKCWGMTEHLVNSWECTQSSSVDGDPIVALSWLHNGVKLALHVEKSGSTNFGEKFSRVKFSPSLTLFGGKPMEGWLAVTVSGLVTVSLLKPNGTLLTASESLCRLRGRVALADIAFTGGGNIVVAATDGSSSSPVQFYKVCVSVVNEKCRIDTELLPSLFMRCTTDPVRRDKYPAVTHLKFLTRENSEQVLLCASCQMGSIVECWSLRKEGLPVNNIFQHRSPVVGEKQPMILKWRILSATNDLDRVSAIALPKLPISISNTDLKVASDTKFFPGLGLALAFHDGSIQILHRLSLHTMGVFYGSSGSSQRVGEESAIKRQRAGGPTLHFKALQFSWTSLALVGVDTHGKLHMIRVSPSMGQMLDMNTLLRHLLFLLEYCMVTGYDWWDVLLHAQPGMVHNLLEKLHEEYMRQNQALQQVLSTRIVAVKASLCKLSTATAARACDFHAKLLLIAISSTLKSLLRPHVLNTPDKSPGDRLAEICAKNTDIDIDKVMINLKTEEFVLDGHPLQSLQQLIQWVGDFVLYLLANLPNQGSVVRPGFGFLRDGASLGMLREMLVMIRIWGLLKPGCLPIYTATSDNQDSMFLLFRLLTKLWLCSRDESHPQDPDETLIDECCLLPSQLLVPNMDWLPINDGVITKIQSKHPLRLQFGKPYTLPGLNHTAQVEVFRSPASQRMDHLRCLHLGITPTEDCKACTRCGCVTMLGSPNKTNAMRQWEQRWIKNCLCGGLWRKIPST; encoded by the exons ATGGAGATCGCTTATGTTTGCGAGTGGGAGAAGAGACCAAAGAGCAACCACTGTCCCTCGATCCCTCTGGTGTGCGCCTGGTCATGCAGAAACCTCATTGCCTTCACAACCGATCTGAAAAACGAGGAAGATGACAAAG ATCTCAGTCATATGATACATATCCTTGACACTGACCATCCCTGGGATGTTTACTCTATCAACTCTGGTCACACTGAGATAATTTCCTGTCTGGATTGGGACCAATCAG GTTCGCGGCTGCTGTCAGCTGATGGGGATGGACAGATTAAGTGTTGGGGTATGACAGAGCACCTGGTGAACAGTTGGGAGTGCACACAGAGCAGCTCAGTGGACGGAGATCCGATAGTAGCCCTGTCATGGTTACACAATGGAGTCAAACTCGCCCTGCATGTTGAAAAG TCGGGCTCTACGAACTTCGGCGAGAAGTTTTCACGAGTCAAGTTCTCCCCCTCTCTCACACTGTTTGGTGGGAAACCTATGGAGGGTTGGTTAGCGGTGACTGTGAGCGGACTGGTCACAGTGTCATTGTTAAAGCCCAACGGTACACTGCTGACAGCCAGCGAGAGCCTGTGCAGGCTGAGGGGCCGAGTGGCCCTGGCTGACATCGCCTTTACTGGGGGAGGGAACATTGTGGTGGCGGCCACAGACGGCAGCAGCTCTTCTCCGGTGCAGTTCTATAAAGTGTGTGTAAGTGTGGTGAATGAAAAATGCCGTATCGACACTGAGCTGCTGCCGTCACTGTTTATGCGTTGCACCACCGACCCGGTCCGAAGAGACAAGTACCCTGCCGTCACGCACCTGAAATTTCTCACGCGTGAGAACTCTGAACAG GTGCTGCTTTGTGCGTCTTGTCAGATGGGCAGCATTGTTGAATGCTGGTCTCTGCGGAAAGAGGGTCTTCCTGTCAATAACATCTTTCAGCATCGCTCACCTGTGG TGGGCGAAAAGCAGCCGATGATTCTAAAGTGGCGCATTCTCTCCGCAACCAACGATCTGGACCGAGTCTCTGCTATTGCTCTTCCTAAACTTCCAATTTCCATCTCCAACACTGATCTCAAAGTCGCCTCTGATACCAAGTTCTTCCCTGGGCTTG GTCTTGCTCTGGCATTCCATGATGGCAGTATTCAGATCCTCCACCGTCTTTCCCTGCACACAATGGGTGTGTTCTACGGTTCCTCTGGTTCCTCTCAGCGGGTTGGGGAGGAATCCGCCATTAAACGTCAGAGAGCGGGCGGCCCGACGCTGCACTTCAAAGCCCTTCAGTTCTCCTGGACCTCTCTGGCTTTGGTGGGCGTGGATACTCACGGCAAG CTTCACATGATTCGAGTGTCTCCATCTATGGGGCAGATGTTAGACATGAACACGCTACTGCGGCACCTCCTGTTTCTGCTGGAGTACTGCATGGTAACAGGGTACGACTGGTGGGACGTGTTGTTGCACGCACAGCCCGGCATGGTCCATAACCTTCTGGAGAAGCTTCATGAAGAGTATATGAGACAAAACCAAGCATTGCAACAG GTTCTGTCCACACGTATCGTGGCGGTGAAGGCGTCTCTATGTAAGCTTTCAACAGCCACTGCGGCAAGAGCCTGTGACTTTCATGCTAAACTGCTGCTCATCGCCATCAGCTCCACGCTGAAATCTCTGTTGAGACCCCACGTGCTCAACACACCTGACAAGAGTCCCGGAGACCGACTCGCAGAGATCTGTGCCAAAAACACTGACATAG ACATCGATAAAGTGATGATCAATCTAAAGACAGAGGAGTTTGTTCTGGATGGTCACCCTCTTCAGTCCTTACAGCAGCTCATTCAGTGGGTGGGCGACTTTGTTCTTTACCTACTGGCCAACCTGCCCAACCAG GGTTCAGTAGTACGACCAGGGTTCGGTTTCCTGCGGGATGGCGCATCTCTAGGCATGCTCAGAGAGATGCTGGTGATGATTCGTATTTGGGGGTTGCTGAAGCCCGGCTGTTTGCCCATCTACACAGCCACATCTGATAACCAGGACAGCATGTTTCTGCTCTTCCGTCTGCTGACCAAACTCTGGCTGTGCT CTCGAGATGAAAGTCACCCGCAGGACCCTGACGAGACATTGATTGATGAGTGCTGTCTGCTCCCCAGTCAGCTTCTGGTACCCAACATGGACTGGCTGCCCATCAATGATGGTGTTATCACTAAGATCCAGAGCAAACACCCGCTCAGACTGCAGTTCGGCAAACCCTACACGCTGCCCGGGCTCAACCATACTGCACAGGTGGAGGTGTTCAG AAGTCCAGCGTCTCAGAGAATGGACCATCTGAGATGTTTACATTTGGGCATCACTCCGACAGAGGACTGTAAAGCTTGCACCAG ATGTGGATGTGTCACCATGCTCGGATCCCCAAATAAAACCAATGCCATGAGACAGTGGGAGCAGCGCTGGATCAAGAACTGTCTGTGTGGAGGTCTCTGGAGAAAAATCCCCTCCACTTAA